AAGATGCTCCTCGCGCAGCCGTTCCAGAAGAAGTTGAACTGGGCTTCTGGCATCGACGCCGACGGCCGTCCCGTGCGGGTGCCCGGCAAGGAGCCCTCGTGGGGCGGCACGCTGGTGTGTCCGACGGTCGAGGGCGCGACCAACTGGATGTCGCCGGCGTTCAACCCCGACCTCGGCCTCTTCTACGTGCAGGCGCTCGAGCGTTGCACGATCTTCACCAAGTCCACGCGCTGGTTCGAGCCCGGGCAGTCGTTCTACGGCGGCACCACGCGCCGCGTGCCCGGCGAAACGGGGGGCAAGGTGTTGCGCGCGATCGACATCAACACGGGCCGCATCACATGGGAGCTGCCGCAGGTGGGCGACGGCGAGTCATGGGGCGGCGTGCTGTCGACGGCGACGGGCCTCCTCTTTGTCGCGGAAGACGATGGCCGCTTCACCGCCGTCGATGCGAAAACGGGCGCCCGTCTGTGGGAGTTCCCCGCCAACGCCTTGTGGCGCGCGTCACCCATGACCTACATGGCCGGCGACACGCAACACCTCGCGATCGCCGGCGGCGGCGTGATCTACGCCTTCGCGCTCCAGTAGGGTCCGGGCGACGGGCGTCAGGTCAGGTGGATGCGCGCAAGGCCCTGGCGAGACCGGTCCAGCACATGTCGAAGGGGACGGCGAGTTCGAGGCGGCGAAGTTCCTCCTCGGACAACTGACGACGGAAGACGCGGCGGAGATCGTCGATGAATCGCGCTTGGCGCTCCTCTTCCGACAGCACCCCGTCGGACAGGAGCTGACCGGCAAGGTGCTTCATCACGTCGAGGCGATCGAGCAGTTCGGCGAGGTGCGCGGCGACGACGGTCACCGGGCCGAAGTGGGTGAGGAACAGCGCCGACGGCTGCCACGCGAGGATCCGCGTGACGCTCTCGTGCCACAGGGCGATGTCGATGTCGGGAGGAGGCGTGGGCGGCATCACGCCGGTCATGGCTGCCGTCCTGCACCCGCCCGTGTCGCCCACGAACGCGATGCGCGACGCCCTGTGGAAATAGCTCACGTGATGCTGGGCATGCCCCGGCGTGTACGCCACGTCGATGTCGTGCCCGGCCACGACGATGTGCTCGCCGCCGCGCAGGATGTGCAGATTGCCCTCGGGGACGGCCATGAACTCGCCCCACAGCGTGTCCATGCGGTCGCCGTAGATCCTCGTCGCGCTGGCCAGCAAGCGCTCGGGCGACGCCATGTGCCGGGCACCCCGCTCGTGCACGTACACGCGACACGCTGGCCGGCGCCGCACGATGGTCCCCGTCGCCCCCGCGTGATCGAAGTGGATGTGCGTCAGCAGGACGGCCTCCACATCGTCGAGCGACAGCCCGCCGGAGGCGAGGTCGGCATCGAGCGCGGCAAGGTCGGTCGACGGCCCGGGGTCGATGAGCGCAATCCCCGACGGCCCCTCCAGGACAACCGTGGCAATCACGCCCGGCGTGCCCTGGAACCGGCCATCGGCATAACGCAGCTGATTGGCGAGGACAAGCATGGGGGATGGTAATGCCCGGCAACCGGTAATGGGCAACCGGCACCCGGAACGGCTTGTCCCTTCGGCATTCGGACCACGCCGTCGCAAACCGGGTGCCGGGTTGCCCGGTTGCCGGCCTCCGTATACTGGTGAGTGGACGCGGCGGGTGCCGGCGTCCACACGTTGATGAGTGACACACACCGGCAAACGGGCGATCTCGTCCTCGAACGGACCGAGAAGCAGGTCAAGGAGCCCGAGCGGTTCAAGGTCCTGTTGATCAACGACGACTACACGACAATGGACTTTGTCGTGGAAGTCCTGGAGACCGTGTTCCACAAGTCGCCGGCCGAAGCCTTTCGCGTGATGATGCAGGTACACACGCAGGGCAGGGGGCTGTGCGGTGTCTATACGTTCGAGGTCGCCGAGACGAAGGTCGAGGCAGTCCACGAACTGGCGCGCCAGAACGGGTTTCCGCTGCGGGCGAGCCTGGAAGAGGAGTAAGTCAGCATGTTCAGTGCCTCTGTCGAGTTGCTGCTGGGCGTGGCGTACCGTGAGGCCACCTCGCGCCGCCATACGCACCTCACGCTCGAACACCTCCTCTACGTCCTCGCGCACGACACGGAAGCCGAGCGGATCCTCGCCGCGTGCGGCGCCGACCTCCCACGCCTGCGGTCGGAACTCGACAAGTTCCTCCAGCAGAACATCGAGCAGTTCCCGCGCGGCGCCCAGAAGGAGCCCGAGCAGACGCTCGCGTTCAGGCGCGCGCTCCAGACGGCCGTGCTGCACGTGCAGAGCGCGGGCAAGAGCGAGGTGCAGGCGGGCGACCTGCTGGCCGCCCTGCTCCAGCAGAACCGCTCGTACGCCGCGCAGCTCCTCGAAGGCCAGGGCGTGACGCGGCTCGACGTCCTCAACTACATCAGCCACGGCATCGCCAAGGTGCCCGCGCCCGAGGATCCTGCGAGCGACGAACGTCCTGCCGCGGCGGGTCAGGGCGAGGAGGGGTCGTCGACGTCGCGGACGCCGCTCGACGCCTACGCCGTCAGCCTCACGCAGAAGGCACGCTCGGGCGTGCTCGATCCGCTCGTCGGCCGCACCGCCGAAGTGCAGCGCACGATGGAGATCCTCTGCCGTCGGCGCAAGAACAACCCGATGTTCGTGGGCGAACCGGGCGTGGGCAAGACGGCCCTCGCCGAGGGGCTCGCGCAGCGCCTGCTCCAGGACGATGTGCCGGCGGTCTTGAAGGACGCAGAGGTCTTCTCGCTCGACGCGACGGCGCTGCTCGCGGGCACGCGCTTCCGTGGCGATTTCGAAGAGCGCTTCAAGGCCGTCGTCAACGCGCTGGCGAAGCGGCCGCGGCCGATCCTGTTCATCGACGAGATGCACAGCACCGTCGGCGCGGGTGCGACAACGGGCGGCACGATGGACCTCGCGACGCTGATCAAGCCGGTGCTGAGCGCGGGCGACATCCGCGTGATCGGCGCGACGACGTTCGAGGAGTTCAAGCAGGTCGAGAAGGACCGCGCGCTCGCGCGGCGGCTGCAGAAGGTGGTGGTGGACGAGCCGAGCGTCGACGAAACGGTGACGATCCTCGAGGGGCTTCGCAGCCGCTACGAAGACCACCACAACGTGACGTACACCAACGGCGCGATCGAGACCGCCGCGAAGCTGGCCGGACGGCACCTGCGCGACTATCGCCTGCCCGACAGCGCGATCGACGTCCTCGACGAGGCGGGCGCCATGCTGCGCCTGCAGCCGAAGTCAGATGGCAGGGCCGGCTCTCCGGGCCCGGCCGCTGACGACAGCGCCTCGACTCCGATCGACACCGACGCGACCACGGATGCCGCCGAACCACGACAGATCGTCGACGTCCCGGAGATCGAGAAGGTCATCGCGCGCATGGCGCGCATCCCCGACAAGCAGGCGCACGCATCCGACAGAGAGCGCTTACGCACGCTCGAGGAACAACTGACGCGCGTGGTGTTCGGACAGGACGAGGCGGTGAAGGCGGTGGCGCGGGCGATCAAGCGCGCGCGCGCCGGACTCGGACAGCCCGACAAGCCGGCCGGCTGCTTCCTGTTCACGGGACCGACGGGCGTGGGCAAGACGGAGCTCGCGCGTCAGCTCGCGATCCATCTCGGCAACCAGTTCGTGCGCTTCGACATGTCGGAGTACATGGAGAAGCACGCGGTGGCGCGGCTCATCGGCGCACCGCCGGGATACGTCGGCTTCGAGCAGGGCGGGCTGCTCGTCGACGCGATCCGCAAGGATCCGTACGCGGTGCTGCTCCTCGACGAGATCGAGAAGGCGCATCCCGACATCTACAACATCCTGCTGCAGGTGATGGATCACGCCACGCTCACCGACAACACGGGACGCAAGGCCGACTTCCGTCAGGTGATTCTGATCATGACGTCCAACGCGGGGTCGCGCGAAGCGAGCCAGGCGCTCGTCGGGTTCAGCGGCAGTGCGAGCGGTAAGGGGGCCGCGGGCCGCGCGAAGCAGGCGCTGGAGCGCATCTTCAGCCCGGAATTCCGCAACCGTCTCGACGCGACGGTCACGTTCGGCTCGCTCACGAAGCAGACGGTCGAGACGATCGTCGAGAAGTTCGTGCTGCAGCTCGAAGCGCAGCTCGCCGAGCGGCGCGTGGCGATCACGCTGGAACCCGAGGCGCGCGCGTGGCTGGCCGAGAAGGGCTACGACCCGGTCTTCGGCGCACGTCCGCTGGCGCGCGTCATCCAGACGGAAGTCCGCGATCCGCTCACCGACGAGATCCTCTTCGGCCGCCTCGAACACGGCGGTCTCGTCACGATCGGCCTCGTCGACGACAAACTCACCTTCGACATCGTCAGCTCGCCGGCCCCCGCCGGCCGCGACACCGTCGATGCGTAGCGGCCAGAGCGCGGCGTGCGCGCGATCCTGATCCTGACCGCCATCGCTGTCGCGGTCCTGGCGGCGCCGTCGGCCGCCGCGCCGCCCTTCGACGCCTCGACGCTCGCGCCTCACGGCGACGCGCCGGTCGAAGCCATGCCGTACGCGTACGACCTCGCCATCCGGAGTACCGACGAGACGATCGGCGCCGACATCGAGGTCGCGATCCCACCGGCGGCGCTGTGGCTCGGCATCGAGGGTCTGGCCGGCGTCGCGCACGACGAGGACGGCCGTTCCGTGCGATGGCAGGGAGAGCTGCCGGCGGGCGAGACTCGCGTACGCGTCCACCTGCTCGCGGGCCGCGCGGCAGGCGGACAGATGTCGACGCTGCGCGTGACCCTCCGTCCATGGCAGGGCGAGCCCACGTACCTCTCGCACATGGCGGAGGTCGATACCCGGCCCGCACGCGCTGTCGTCAGCGTGGGCCGCATCGGCGTGTCTGCGGCAGGCGTCGCGGTGCTGGCCTGGCTGCTCGTCGGTGCGGTGACCTGGCTCCTGCTGCGCGTCCTGCGCCCTGACGCCGCGGCGTGGGTGCCGTTTGCC
The DNA window shown above is from Acidobacteriota bacterium and carries:
- the clpS gene encoding ATP-dependent Clp protease adapter ClpS, which produces MSDTHRQTGDLVLERTEKQVKEPERFKVLLINDDYTTMDFVVEVLETVFHKSPAEAFRVMMQVHTQGRGLCGVYTFEVAETKVEAVHELARQNGFPLRASLEEE
- a CDS encoding MBL fold metallo-hydrolase, whose protein sequence is MLVLANQLRYADGRFQGTPGVIATVVLEGPSGIALIDPGPSTDLAALDADLASGGLSLDDVEAVLLTHIHFDHAGATGTIVRRRPACRVYVHERGARHMASPERLLASATRIYGDRMDTLWGEFMAVPEGNLHILRGGEHIVVAGHDIDVAYTPGHAQHHVSYFHRASRIAFVGDTGGCRTAAMTGVMPPTPPPDIDIALWHESVTRILAWQPSALFLTHFGPVTVVAAHLAELLDRLDVMKHLAGQLLSDGVLSEEERQARFIDDLRRVFRRQLSEEELRRLELAVPFDMCWTGLARALRAST
- the clpA gene encoding ATP-dependent Clp protease ATP-binding subunit ClpA, with the translated sequence MFSASVELLLGVAYREATSRRHTHLTLEHLLYVLAHDTEAERILAACGADLPRLRSELDKFLQQNIEQFPRGAQKEPEQTLAFRRALQTAVLHVQSAGKSEVQAGDLLAALLQQNRSYAAQLLEGQGVTRLDVLNYISHGIAKVPAPEDPASDERPAAAGQGEEGSSTSRTPLDAYAVSLTQKARSGVLDPLVGRTAEVQRTMEILCRRRKNNPMFVGEPGVGKTALAEGLAQRLLQDDVPAVLKDAEVFSLDATALLAGTRFRGDFEERFKAVVNALAKRPRPILFIDEMHSTVGAGATTGGTMDLATLIKPVLSAGDIRVIGATTFEEFKQVEKDRALARRLQKVVVDEPSVDETVTILEGLRSRYEDHHNVTYTNGAIETAAKLAGRHLRDYRLPDSAIDVLDEAGAMLRLQPKSDGRAGSPGPAADDSASTPIDTDATTDAAEPRQIVDVPEIEKVIARMARIPDKQAHASDRERLRTLEEQLTRVVFGQDEAVKAVARAIKRARAGLGQPDKPAGCFLFTGPTGVGKTELARQLAIHLGNQFVRFDMSEYMEKHAVARLIGAPPGYVGFEQGGLLVDAIRKDPYAVLLLDEIEKAHPDIYNILLQVMDHATLTDNTGRKADFRQVILIMTSNAGSREASQALVGFSGSASGKGAAGRAKQALERIFSPEFRNRLDATVTFGSLTKQTVETIVEKFVLQLEAQLAERRVAITLEPEARAWLAEKGYDPVFGARPLARVIQTEVRDPLTDEILFGRLEHGGLVTIGLVDDKLTFDIVSSPAPAGRDTVDA